The Daucus carota subsp. sativus chromosome 9, DH1 v3.0, whole genome shotgun sequence genome window below encodes:
- the LOC135149640 gene encoding disease resistance protein RPV1-like, whose protein sequence is MFVVVISENYARSSWCLDELVEILSSKRKRNQVVPVFYYVNPSDLRHHKGSFGVALEKHKKRHSANRIEKWKLALAEIADLSGYHLEDAEEWTSALTLYVLFMYAKIYSFVFSIKMNGSEADIIRNIVENVLPQASRKVLHLDTCLFGIDLAVEEIYQQLSMESNDVRALGICGLGGVGKTTAAKAFYNKYSHKFDVSCFLENVKQNSQGGSPLFHLLQQLLTELLRAKDSKVRDVESALRKLREILSSKKALVVLDDLDQSSYSEFLVRICKLFSDGSRMIITARDLNLPNQLKVELSKVNTYMVRHLNEINSLELFSYHAFKKSKPPGKYLALSESFVTYAGGLPLALKMLGSSLCGRTNMSFWKAKFQKLEKMPMNDIQKILQMSYDELEDDTEKAIFLDIVFFFVGKNIDEAVDVFKSCDLFPEAGIPILIERCLLTIDRNNRFQMHNLIQDMGRNIIFEESKHGPCRRLYLNQEEACQALPNLGEMDKIEGLIIDLTMSTNKYCNAEIFERLPNLRLLKLVDVHGIKGNFKTSFRELRCISWHGCPWMHLPSAIHLQKLVFLDMPFSRFETLWKIAELPSLHHLNLDGCIHLKELPESIGHLTKLDHLNVNDCVTLKRLPKPITQLATLSFLDMSGCRNLKLLPQQLGDMKGLQRLDASCTAIEQLPDSIAHLKKLVHLDLSGCEKLRKLPEQFGNMEAYGSGLEQLPDSFSDLLNLVSLHLFNCSQLKRLPEQLGKMQCLSSWGRCISYIN, encoded by the exons atgtttgttgttgttatctCGGAGAATTATGCTCGTTCTTCATGGTGCCTTGATGAGCTTGTAGAGATCCTTAGCTCCAAGAGAAAAAGGAATCAGGTTGTTCCTGTGTTTTACTATGTTAATCCATCCGATCTACGACACCACAAGGGGAGTTTTGGTGTAGCTCTTGAAAAGCATAAGAAGCGTCACTCGGCTAATAGGATTGAGAAATGGAAATTGGCGCTTGCTGAAATCGCGGATCTATCAGGATACCATTTGGAAGACGCTGAAGA ATGGACCTCTGCTTTAACACTTTATGTACTATTTATGTATGCTAAGATTTACAGTTTTGTGTTTTCTATTAAGATGAATGGGAGTGAAGCGGATATCATTCGAAATATTGTTGAGAATGTTTTGCCACAAGCATCGCGAAAGGTACTACACCTCGATACTTGTCTATTTGGGATAGATCTTGCCGTTGAAGAGATCTATCAACAACTAAGCATGGAGTCAAATGATGTTCGTGCCCTTGGAATATGTGGGCTGGGTGGAGTTGGGAAAACTACAGCAGCCAAGGCTTTCTATAACAAATACTCCCACAAATTTGATGTAAGTTgttttctggaaaatgtaaaacAAAATTCACAAGGCGGTAGTCCTCTATTTCATTTACTTCAGCAGCTCTTGACAGAGCTTCTCAGAGCCAAGGATTCTAAGGTCCGTGACGTTGAAAGTGCACTAAGAAAATTGAGGGAAATTCTTAGTTCTAAGAAAGCCCTCGTTGTTCTCGATGATTTGGATCAGTCAAGCTATTCTGAATTTCTAGTAAGGATTTGCAAGCTGTTCTCAGATGGCAGCAGAATGATAATTACAGCAAGAGATTTAAACTTGCCAAATCAACTGAAAGTAGAACTgtcaaaagtaaatacatatATGGTGAGGCATCTGAATGAAATCAATTCACTGGAGCTCTTTAGCTATCATGCCTTTAAAAAATCAAAGCCTCCAGGAAAATACTTAGCTTTGTCTGAAAGTTTTGTTACTTATGCGGGAGGCCTTCCATTAGCTCTAAAGATGCTGGGTTCATCTTTATGCGGTAGGACAAATATGTCATTCTGGAAAGCTAAAtttcaaaaacttgaaaaaatgcCAATGAATGATATCCAAAAAATCCTACAAATGAGTTATGATGAATTAGAAGATGACACGGAGAAGGCTATTTTCCTTGATATTGTATTCTTCTTCGTGGGAAAGAACATAGATGAGGCTGTTGATGTATTCAAATCCTGTGATTTGTTTCCGGAGGCTGGGATACCAATTCTAATCGAAAGGTGTCTACTAACCATTGATCGGAATAATAGATTTCAGATGCATAATCTCATACAGGACATGGGAAGGaacattatttttgaagaaTCCAAACATGGTCCATGCCGGCGCTTGTACCTGAATCAAGAAGAAGCATGTCAGGCTTTGCCAAATCTTGGG GAGATGGATAAGATCGAAGGTCTCATTATCGACCTAACAATGTCAACTAACAAATACTGCAATGCTGAGATATTTGAAAGGTTGCCAAACTTAAGGTTATTAAAATTAGTTGATGTCCATGGTATCAAAGGAAATTTCAAAACTTCATTTCGTGAGTTAAGGTGCATTAGTTGGCATGGTTGTCCTTGGATGCATTTACCTTCTGCTATTCACCTACAAAAACTTGTTTTCCTGGACATGCCATTTAGCAGATTTGAAACATTGTGGAAGATTGCCGAG TTACCTTCTTTGCATCATTTGAATTTGGATGGGTGCATACATTTGAAAGAATTGCCGGAGTCAATTGGACACTTGACCAAACTAGACCATTTGAATGTGAATGATTGTGTGACTCTAAAACGATTGCCCAAACCCATCACACAATTGGCTACTCTGAGTTTCTTGGATATGAGTGGTTGCCGAAATCTGAAACTATTGCCGCAGCAATTGGGCGATATGAAAGGCTTACAGAGGCTTGATGCAAGTTGTACAGCAATTGAGCAACTGCCAGATTCAATTGCTCACTTGAAGAAATTAGTTCATTTGGATTTGAGCGGGTGTGAGAAGCTTAGGAAGTTACCTGAGCAATTTGGGAACATGGAAGCATATGGAAGTGGACTCGAACAACTGCCAGACTCGTTTTCAGACCTGCTTAATTTGGTCTCTCTGCATCTGTTTAACTGTTCACAGCTGAAGAGATTGCCTGAGCAGTTGGGGAAGATGCAGTGCCTGAGCAGTTGGGGAAGATGCATCTCATACATCAATTAA